The Elusimicrobiota bacterium genome window below encodes:
- a CDS encoding glycosyltransferase family 4 protein translates to MNIIHITDSHEFSGGVVQIKLLMEGLRDRGIKQMIVCPSGGTVAGTFQQAGFRVHTLDMFQDYDVIAAWRLAKLIRQEKPDLVHAHHPTAHAVTLVAAHFIRFRLVVSRRVTHRIKPFPTSRWKYGSKKISRFICVSDAVRRELRRSGVSGERLAVVGSSTNLERFSPRPPSQRVLNELEKIGEVAVPNGNRPPLIAVIANYSSWKGQDLFLEAFARVPAGPMAVLAGRDTDGPAMRERV, encoded by the coding sequence GTGAACATCATCCACATCACCGACAGCCATGAATTTTCCGGGGGCGTCGTTCAGATCAAATTATTGATGGAGGGGCTTCGGGATCGCGGGATCAAGCAGATGATTGTTTGCCCTTCGGGCGGAACGGTGGCCGGGACGTTTCAGCAAGCTGGTTTTCGCGTGCATACGCTCGATATGTTTCAGGATTATGACGTGATCGCGGCCTGGCGTTTGGCCAAGTTGATCCGGCAGGAGAAGCCTGATTTGGTCCATGCCCATCACCCGACGGCCCATGCCGTCACCTTGGTGGCCGCGCATTTCATCCGTTTTCGTCTCGTTGTTTCCAGGCGCGTCACTCATCGGATCAAACCCTTCCCGACGAGCCGATGGAAATACGGATCAAAAAAAATCAGCCGGTTTATCTGCGTTTCCGACGCGGTGCGCCGCGAGCTGCGCAGAAGTGGCGTGAGCGGCGAGCGCTTGGCTGTGGTGGGTTCGTCCACGAACCTTGAGCGATTTTCGCCGAGGCCGCCGTCTCAAAGAGTTTTAAATGAATTGGAAAAAATCGGGGAGGTGGCAGTCCCTAACGGAAATAGGCCGCCGTTGATCGCGGTCATCGCTAATTACTCGTCTTGGAAAGGCCAGGATTTATTTTTGGAGGCGTTCGCTCGCGTCCCCGCCGGGCCGATGGCCGTGTTGGCCGGGCGCGACACGGACGGACCGGCGATGCGCGAGCGCGT
- a CDS encoding ATP-binding protein, with amino-acid sequence MLEISQQDIEKRLTFDNPWWSAGGDVDPAYQNLKERSYLAPFVHLAASRDVRRAVILLGPRRVGKTVILHQTIRRLLKDGMSGNRILFLSLETPIYIGLTLESFVLGFIARFSHSRETPLTVIFDEIQYLKNWEVHLKSLVDSFPSIRFIASGSAAAALRLKSRESGAGRFTEFLLPPLTFAEYLNFIGKETELIHIDANSKVTVPDIEALNTEFIEYLNIGGYPEAVFNPAVRKESARFIKSDIIDKVLLRDLPQLYGIRDIQELNRLFTTLAYNTGNEVSLESLSQSSGVTKTTLTHYLEYLEAAFLIHRVRRIDQNARHFQRATAFKVYLNNPSMRAALFGAPAEDDQTMGALAETALFAQWFHEPDLVKDIYYARWAEGEIDIVYLDSKAQKPRFVTEVKWTDRYAKDPAQLRHLASFRGKHPTLERCEVTTRTVRGVGKLPDGSPVELIPTSLAVYHLGKFLLDWKKHSMLLQQKHAEPSGALSPKPESADSHEE; translated from the coding sequence ATGCTTGAAATATCCCAGCAAGATATAGAAAAACGCCTAACTTTTGATAACCCGTGGTGGAGCGCGGGGGGCGACGTTGACCCCGCTTACCAGAATCTCAAGGAGCGCAGTTATCTGGCCCCCTTTGTTCATCTGGCGGCCAGTCGCGATGTTCGCCGCGCTGTTATTCTCCTCGGGCCTCGCCGCGTCGGGAAAACAGTGATCCTCCATCAAACGATCCGCCGCCTTTTGAAAGACGGCATGTCGGGCAACCGCATCCTTTTTCTATCCCTTGAAACACCGATTTATATCGGCTTAACGCTTGAGTCATTTGTCCTTGGCTTTATCGCTCGGTTTTCTCACAGCCGGGAGACCCCGCTCACCGTGATCTTTGATGAGATTCAGTATTTGAAAAATTGGGAAGTCCACCTGAAATCCCTGGTGGACAGCTTCCCTTCCATTCGGTTTATCGCCTCGGGTTCGGCCGCAGCCGCCTTGCGGCTTAAAAGTCGGGAATCCGGAGCCGGACGTTTCACCGAGTTTTTATTGCCTCCGCTTACATTCGCCGAATACCTGAATTTTATTGGCAAAGAAACCGAACTTATTCACATTGACGCGAATTCTAAAGTAACGGTACCTGACATCGAGGCTTTGAATACCGAATTTATTGAGTATCTTAATATTGGCGGTTATCCTGAAGCGGTTTTCAATCCGGCCGTGCGCAAAGAGAGCGCCCGGTTCATTAAAAGCGACATCATTGATAAAGTTCTTCTTCGGGATTTGCCCCAGCTCTATGGCATCCGCGACATTCAAGAGCTCAACCGCCTTTTTACCACTCTGGCCTACAATACCGGCAACGAGGTTTCACTGGAAAGCCTCTCCCAATCTTCAGGAGTTACAAAAACCACGCTAACGCATTATCTTGAATACCTTGAAGCCGCCTTCCTTATTCACCGAGTTCGCCGCATTGACCAAAACGCCCGCCACTTCCAGCGCGCCACAGCCTTTAAGGTTTATTTGAACAATCCCTCAATGCGCGCAGCCCTTTTCGGCGCTCCGGCGGAGGACGACCAGACCATGGGCGCTCTGGCCGAAACCGCGCTTTTCGCCCAGTGGTTTCACGAGCCCGATCTTGTGAAAGATATCTACTACGCTCGTTGGGCGGAAGGAGAGATTGACATCGTGTATCTTGATTCGAAAGCCCAGAAGCCCAGATTTGTGACCGAGGTGAAATGGACTGACCGGTACGCTAAAGACCCGGCCCAGCTTCGTCATCTTGCGTCTTTTCGGGGGAAACATCCGACGCTCGAAAGGTGTGAAGTTACCACGCGCACCGTCCGAGGGGTCGGCAAGTTGCCCGACGGTTCACCGGTTGAGCTCATCCCAACCAGCTTAGCTGTATACCATTTGGGTAAATTTTTGCTTGATTGGAAGAAACACAGCATGCTGCTCCAACAAAAGCATGCAGAGCCTTCCGGCGCCCTATCGCCTAAACCGGAGAGCGCGGACTCACATGAAGAATAG
- a CDS encoding polysaccharide deacetylase family protein, translated as MELVTLGAAAAGLGAIGASLRWNWWRLPKKGIPVLMYHRMGEPPPESRQKALWISARRFEEQLDILLKNGYRAINFADMEAGRIPEKPVVITFDDGYLSQYEIAFPILKKKGMTAVFYIVSEAVGKENMWHNAAEEPRQPMMDLGQIKAMIAGGMEMGSHAMTHTRFQDLSLDQARRELVESKKKLESALGVPMLSFAFPYGNGEDVPELVEAAFESYKWVVGIHSGIWTNPNKRAAIPRLYIKRGENNFDLYLQLTRGRSRL; from the coding sequence ATGGAGCTTGTGACGTTGGGCGCGGCCGCGGCCGGATTGGGCGCGATCGGCGCATCGTTGAGGTGGAATTGGTGGCGGTTGCCTAAGAAGGGCATTCCTGTGTTGATGTATCACCGCATGGGCGAGCCGCCCCCGGAGAGCCGGCAAAAGGCTTTATGGATCAGCGCCCGGCGTTTTGAAGAGCAGTTGGATATTCTTCTTAAGAACGGCTACCGCGCGATTAATTTTGCGGATATGGAAGCCGGCCGTATCCCCGAAAAACCCGTGGTGATCACCTTTGACGACGGCTATTTGAGCCAATACGAAATCGCTTTCCCCATCCTTAAGAAAAAAGGAATGACCGCTGTTTTTTACATCGTGTCGGAAGCCGTCGGCAAAGAGAATATGTGGCATAACGCCGCCGAAGAACCCAGGCAGCCCATGATGGATTTGGGCCAGATCAAAGCAATGATTGCGGGCGGCATGGAAATGGGCAGCCATGCCATGACGCATACCCGCTTCCAAGACCTTTCGTTGGATCAAGCCCGCCGCGAGTTAGTTGAAAGCAAGAAAAAATTGGAAAGCGCGCTCGGCGTGCCCATGCTCTCCTTCGCGTTCCCCTACGGCAACGGCGAGGACGTGCCGGAATTAGTTGAAGCGGCTTTTGAATCGTACAAATGGGTCGTGGGCATTCATTCGGGCATTTGGACGAACCCCAACAAGCGCGCCGCGATCCCCAGACTCTATATCAAGCGCGGAGAAAACAATTTCGATTTGTACCTGCAATTAACCCGCGGCCGCTCGAGGCTTTAG
- a CDS encoding glycosyltransferase family 4 protein, which produces MDAPKFIYICRNFDLSNGNSRLVWELALRAKATGRNVGIVAHRIGFLPIFEGIEFIRVGQLPKLFGPFRARSFAWLSSRRAREAAAGGLVHGFGDSYRQDILTLGNTDWTYGRRIPGRKPSASAVHIKSVALKNNSATYITVVSEQMRRDVMESFPNLSPERVRVIYPGADIGRFHPSRKPALRDKWHRERGIPKNARWVVFAAGGDFEKRNFKTLVQALERLDADRRASCDWVFLVAGSKEQDLPLPPAVKKRSFFIGRMNDLSELFPACDLMVYPAWHDEFALVCLEAMASGVPVLLSKQTGASEILPHELSRFCVLENPGDPRALTAKIGEWLNGRGDQTRELFRKAAEGYDWERFYGAYAELYAEIGARRGLSWSL; this is translated from the coding sequence ATGGACGCTCCTAAGTTTATTTACATTTGCCGTAATTTTGATTTAAGCAACGGCAATTCCCGTTTGGTTTGGGAATTGGCCTTGCGTGCCAAAGCAACCGGACGAAACGTGGGCATTGTGGCTCACCGGATCGGCTTTCTCCCGATTTTTGAGGGCATCGAGTTCATCCGCGTGGGGCAGTTGCCCAAGCTGTTCGGGCCTTTCCGGGCGCGCTCCTTTGCGTGGCTGTCTTCGCGCCGGGCGAGGGAAGCGGCCGCGGGCGGCCTCGTCCACGGTTTCGGCGACAGCTATCGACAGGATATTTTGACCTTGGGCAACACGGACTGGACGTACGGCCGGCGCATCCCCGGCCGCAAACCCTCTGCTTCCGCGGTCCATATCAAAAGCGTGGCCTTGAAGAACAATAGCGCGACTTATATCACCGTTGTCTCCGAGCAAATGCGCCGGGATGTTATGGAATCCTTCCCTAATCTGAGTCCGGAACGCGTGCGCGTGATTTATCCGGGAGCGGATATCGGGCGTTTTCATCCGTCCCGCAAGCCGGCCTTAAGGGATAAGTGGCATCGCGAGCGCGGCATTCCGAAAAACGCCCGTTGGGTCGTTTTTGCGGCGGGCGGGGATTTTGAAAAAAGAAATTTCAAAACTTTGGTTCAGGCCTTGGAGCGCCTTGACGCGGACCGGCGGGCTTCTTGCGATTGGGTGTTTTTAGTGGCCGGGAGCAAGGAGCAGGATTTGCCCCTGCCTCCCGCCGTGAAAAAGCGCAGTTTTTTCATCGGACGCATGAATGATTTGTCCGAACTGTTCCCGGCCTGCGATTTAATGGTGTATCCGGCCTGGCATGATGAGTTCGCCTTGGTTTGCCTGGAAGCCATGGCCAGCGGCGTGCCGGTGCTGCTGTCTAAGCAAACAGGGGCTTCGGAGATTTTGCCTCATGAGTTGAGCCGCTTCTGCGTGCTGGAGAATCCGGGCGACCCTCGGGCCTTGACCGCTAAGATCGGCGAGTGGTTGAATGGTCGCGGCGATCAAACCCGGGAGTTGTTTAGAAAAGCGGCCGAGGGTTATGATTGGGAGCGATTTTACGGCGCTTATGCCGAGTTGTACGCGGAGATAGGCGCGAGGAGGGGATTGTCATGGAGCTTGTGA
- a CDS encoding glycosyltransferase family 4 protein, with the protein MSATILHVDFERVFRGAENQMWLLHEGLLQQGWRSFCVCRADTEFDRRAKANAVPNVYAVGSSGIRAGEFDPGLAWALAKVIRQVRPDALHAHSAHAAGVALLSRLFLLGSGLRPKLIIHRTVTDPIRRFSRWKYNRADAVVAVCKAIKDGLVKQGVDEQKIRVIFIGLPEAESCLSEESVNHEKTETKQSANGTLRVGTLSALDGTQKDTATLINAFGRLAAQAPQSELHIFGDGVDRPRLETLVGGLGLKSRVRFHGWWAGELSGALGQMDIFALSSLKEGASNVLVAAMRQGLPCVTTSVGGNPEVLGDAGLLVAPKDAEGMAQALLKLINDPGERRRLGSAARERSYLFSLKRYVIAMTACYSKALNGRS; encoded by the coding sequence ATGAGCGCCACGATTCTACACGTTGATTTCGAGCGCGTGTTTCGCGGCGCGGAAAACCAAATGTGGCTGCTGCACGAAGGGCTCCTTCAGCAGGGTTGGAGAAGTTTTTGCGTTTGCCGGGCGGACACGGAGTTCGACCGTAGAGCCAAAGCCAATGCCGTGCCCAATGTTTATGCCGTGGGTTCATCCGGAATCAGGGCCGGGGAATTTGATCCCGGATTGGCCTGGGCCTTGGCCAAGGTCATCCGGCAAGTTCGTCCTGACGCGCTTCATGCGCACAGCGCGCATGCCGCTGGCGTGGCGCTTTTGTCCCGGTTGTTTTTATTGGGTTCGGGGTTGCGTCCCAAACTCATTATTCATCGTACCGTCACCGATCCCATCCGGCGTTTTTCCCGTTGGAAATACAATAGGGCCGACGCGGTCGTCGCCGTCTGCAAAGCCATCAAAGACGGATTGGTCAAGCAAGGCGTCGATGAGCAAAAAATACGGGTTATTTTTATCGGCTTGCCTGAAGCGGAGTCTTGCCTGTCCGAAGAATCGGTTAATCATGAGAAAACTGAAACCAAACAATCAGCCAACGGAACTCTTCGCGTCGGCACATTGTCGGCTTTGGACGGCACTCAAAAGGATACGGCCACGCTCATTAACGCGTTCGGCCGTTTGGCGGCCCAAGCTCCTCAATCAGAACTTCATATTTTCGGCGACGGCGTGGACCGGCCGAGGTTGGAAACTTTGGTTGGCGGCCTGGGCCTAAAATCGCGCGTGCGATTCCACGGCTGGTGGGCCGGTGAGTTAAGCGGCGCCTTGGGACAAATGGATATTTTCGCTTTATCGTCCCTGAAAGAGGGCGCGTCCAATGTGCTGGTGGCGGCCATGAGGCAGGGATTGCCTTGCGTCACGACCTCGGTGGGCGGCAACCCCGAAGTGCTCGGCGACGCTGGTTTGCTCGTGGCGCCCAAAGATGCCGAAGGCATGGCCCAAGCTCTGTTGAAGTTGATCAACGACCCCGGAGAACGCCGTCGCCTGGGCTCGGCCGCGCGCGAGCGATCGTATCTTTTTTCGCTTAAGCGTTACGTGATCGCCATGACCGCATGTTATTCAAAAGCTTTAAATGGACGCTCCTAA
- a CDS encoding glycosyltransferase family 4 protein: MKILQLLSEPYDSGLTASALTLAKLLKENGIETGIVCRKKSHAWQWANDEKIETLGFRGPWLVSYPKIARWVNSRGWNILHAHTGSMHTLAWLLARRLPVSILRSRADARPIEKKASYQKLLEKTRFAVFPTRVMREKFLMAYNYPINRTAVIYPSFEGPRHVQCAPSSALDTRIRICLVGRLDPVKGHKDFLQAVQLLGSRAGQAVFEMIGAEKNTRLSDLKALARRVGVEKFIEWRGFLGKDTLGQAMRRADIGVIASRGSEVVSRVCFEWMSLGKPVVATKVGMIPEVVEDGKTGYLVAPGYYEEMSYRLRRLIENPQERQEMGRNAKAVFDARFSPLVYLDAHLKIYRALAKKTSEVSEEAGVAP, translated from the coding sequence ATGAAAATCCTTCAACTCTTAAGCGAACCCTATGACTCGGGCCTGACCGCTTCCGCGCTTACGCTCGCCAAACTTTTAAAGGAAAACGGCATTGAAACGGGAATCGTTTGCCGCAAGAAATCCCATGCCTGGCAATGGGCCAATGATGAAAAAATTGAAACGTTGGGGTTTAGGGGCCCCTGGCTGGTGTCTTATCCCAAAATTGCCCGGTGGGTCAACAGTCGCGGCTGGAATATTCTCCACGCGCACACGGGGTCCATGCATACGTTGGCTTGGCTATTGGCGCGGCGTTTGCCGGTGAGCATTTTGCGTAGCCGGGCCGATGCGCGCCCCATCGAGAAGAAAGCCAGTTATCAAAAATTGTTGGAGAAAACACGGTTCGCCGTTTTTCCGACGCGGGTGATGCGGGAAAAATTTTTGATGGCTTACAATTACCCCATCAACCGCACTGCGGTGATTTATCCCTCTTTCGAGGGCCCCCGCCATGTCCAATGCGCGCCGAGCAGCGCTTTGGATACCCGCATAAGGATTTGTTTGGTCGGGCGTCTCGACCCGGTCAAAGGCCATAAGGATTTTCTTCAGGCCGTTCAACTTTTGGGTTCGCGCGCCGGGCAGGCGGTTTTTGAGATGATCGGCGCTGAAAAAAACACGCGCTTGTCCGATTTAAAGGCTTTGGCCCGTCGCGTGGGCGTTGAAAAATTCATCGAATGGCGCGGATTTTTGGGCAAAGACACGCTGGGCCAAGCCATGCGCCGGGCTGATATCGGGGTTATCGCGTCCCGGGGCTCCGAGGTTGTTTCGCGAGTGTGTTTTGAGTGGATGAGTTTGGGCAAGCCGGTGGTGGCCACCAAAGTGGGCATGATCCCCGAGGTTGTCGAGGACGGGAAAACCGGGTATTTGGTCGCTCCCGGATACTACGAGGAAATGTCTTATCGCCTGCGCCGCTTGATCGAGAACCCGCAGGAAAGGCAAGAGATGGGCCGCAACGCCAAAGCCGTGTTCGATGCGCGGTTCTCTCCCTTGGTTTATTTGGATGCGCATTTGAAGATTTACCGCGCGCTGGCTAAAAAAACGAGTGAGGTTTCTGAGGAAGCGGGTGTTGCTCCATGA
- a CDS encoding FkbM family methyltransferase, with the protein MAPLTLRIPILGGRLRRKKWDFASGGKVLRVLLGSYEREQTALFERLIKPAGVVLDIGAHVGYYTLLSADLAGPSGRVFAFEPEPKNAAFLKKHVQMNACANVTVVEAAVGDKNGTAYFDYGTGTGTGHLAQNGKLAVPVLTLDTFCAERSLTPTHLKIDVEGAEMLVFQGGRETIERARPVIFLSTHGPEIHNKCLAFLQTLNYKFEAMIGDDPQTATEVLCLPG; encoded by the coding sequence ATGGCGCCTCTGACCCTAAGAATCCCGATTCTCGGCGGCCGTCTTCGACGGAAAAAGTGGGATTTTGCCAGCGGCGGCAAAGTTTTAAGGGTGTTGTTGGGCTCTTATGAGCGCGAGCAAACGGCATTGTTCGAGCGCCTGATTAAGCCCGCCGGCGTTGTTCTTGATATCGGCGCGCATGTGGGTTATTACACTCTATTGTCGGCAGACTTGGCCGGCCCGTCGGGCCGGGTGTTCGCTTTCGAGCCGGAACCTAAAAATGCCGCTTTTTTGAAAAAACACGTTCAAATGAACGCCTGCGCCAATGTCACGGTCGTTGAAGCCGCTGTCGGCGATAAAAACGGAACCGCTTATTTCGACTACGGCACAGGCACGGGAACCGGGCATTTGGCCCAAAACGGGAAATTAGCCGTTCCTGTGCTCACCCTGGACACCTTTTGCGCCGAACGCAGCCTGACGCCCACGCATTTGAAAATCGATGTGGAGGGGGCCGAGATGCTCGTATTCCAAGGCGGCAGAGAGACGATCGAGCGCGCTCGTCCGGTTATTTTTTTATCCACCCACGGCCCTGAAATCCATAACAAATGCTTGGCTTTTCTGCAAACCCTGAATTATAAATTCGAAGCCATGATCGGCGACGACCCTCAAACAGCCACGGAAGTTCTTTGTTTGCCTGGTTAA
- a CDS encoding glycosyltransferase family 2 protein, whose protein sequence is MEQSAVRPHEGKSDSSTRLAQTLTVIIIAGNEEEDLPACLRSIEPLGCRVALIDGGSQDATARIARQAGADVVNRPFDNFPNQRSFAYEQATTPWILQIDADERLTGELCREITQTLERPAFDAYRLPFRVSFMGREMRFSGLGRQQVLRLFKKEAAQFQKTRHVHESLDIPEHKIGVLTKHVRHRPYKDLAEYLAKCEWYTDLAAKDFVAAGKKLSWRHHLIPAWEFLHCYVLRLGFLDGFPGFAWAFLSAYHKRVRYAKVRQLLSQ, encoded by the coding sequence ATGGAACAATCGGCGGTACGCCCGCACGAGGGTAAATCCGATTCTTCAACCCGGCTCGCGCAAACGCTGACCGTCATCATCATCGCCGGCAATGAAGAAGAAGATTTGCCCGCATGCCTTCGATCCATTGAACCGTTGGGCTGCCGTGTGGCGCTCATCGACGGCGGTTCCCAAGACGCCACCGCGCGAATCGCCCGGCAAGCGGGCGCGGATGTTGTCAATCGCCCATTCGATAATTTTCCGAATCAACGAAGTTTCGCCTATGAACAGGCAACGACCCCCTGGATTCTGCAGATTGACGCGGATGAGCGCCTGACCGGCGAGCTTTGCCGGGAAATCACCCAAACACTTGAGCGGCCCGCCTTTGACGCTTATCGCCTGCCTTTTCGTGTGTCGTTCATGGGCCGCGAGATGCGCTTTTCCGGGCTGGGCCGTCAACAAGTGCTGCGCCTGTTCAAAAAAGAAGCGGCCCAATTTCAAAAAACAAGGCATGTCCATGAATCCCTGGATATCCCGGAACATAAAATCGGCGTTTTAACGAAGCATGTGCGCCATCGCCCTTATAAAGATTTAGCGGAATACCTGGCCAAATGCGAATGGTACACGGATTTAGCGGCCAAAGACTTCGTCGCCGCGGGTAAAAAGCTCTCCTGGCGCCATCACCTCATCCCCGCCTGGGAATTTCTGCATTGCTATGTTTTAAGGCTGGGATTTTTGGACGGTTTTCCGGGCTTTGCCTGGGCTTTTCTCTCGGCCTATCATAAACGCGTGCGCTACGCCAAAGTCCGCCAACTTCTTTCTCAATGA
- a CDS encoding glycosyltransferase family 9 protein, whose product MIPERILVIHLKRIGDILLTTPALAEMRRLFPKSRIDFLVYRPFTSILEGNPNIDDIVVFPRTKPWLWPSLLRKGRYDWVIDFLATGASAWASVLSGAAQRIAFNNSYPALVHNVKIPPPDQPMYSPLEKIHLLHEAAKRAGITVSPARGWGRPELYVEQDRKDYWLDVLEKSGLKKNGAPLIMLSPQSRRATRQWRLEGYVEAAKKLAEQGTRVACLWGPDEYQEASKLVAMVNRPSVMMAPQFRNIKDLGAYLSHADCLITNCNGTKHVAVAMGVPTVTIHMSSDPRVWNPRGIPAHPVVRLEKLFCIGCQKNACPYNLECSRDLEADIVVQKTLGLIGDKLKSVAFKT is encoded by the coding sequence ATGATCCCGGAACGAATCCTGGTTATTCACCTCAAGCGCATAGGCGATATTTTGCTCACCACCCCGGCTTTAGCCGAGATGCGGCGCCTCTTCCCCAAGAGCCGGATTGATTTTCTGGTTTACCGGCCATTCACCTCCATCCTTGAAGGCAACCCCAATATCGATGACATCGTCGTTTTCCCGCGAACAAAACCCTGGCTGTGGCCCTCGCTGCTGCGCAAAGGCCGCTATGATTGGGTTATCGACTTTTTGGCCACCGGAGCCAGCGCCTGGGCCAGCGTCCTATCCGGCGCGGCTCAACGCATCGCTTTTAACAACAGCTATCCGGCCCTCGTGCACAATGTCAAAATTCCGCCGCCGGATCAGCCCATGTATTCCCCTCTTGAAAAAATTCACCTTTTACATGAAGCCGCAAAAAGAGCCGGGATCACAGTTTCCCCTGCGCGCGGTTGGGGACGTCCGGAACTTTATGTTGAACAAGACAGAAAAGACTATTGGCTCGATGTTCTTGAGAAATCCGGCTTAAAGAAAAACGGCGCGCCTCTGATCATGCTCAGCCCTCAATCGCGTCGCGCCACCCGGCAATGGCGCTTGGAAGGTTATGTTGAGGCGGCTAAAAAACTGGCCGAACAAGGGACCCGCGTGGCCTGCCTCTGGGGGCCGGACGAATACCAGGAAGCCTCAAAGCTGGTCGCGATGGTTAATCGCCCGTCGGTGATGATGGCTCCTCAATTTAGAAATATCAAAGATTTAGGCGCTTATTTAAGCCATGCCGATTGCCTGATCACCAATTGCAACGGAACCAAACATGTGGCCGTGGCCATGGGCGTTCCCACGGTGACCATTCACATGAGCTCGGATCCCCGGGTTTGGAATCCGCGCGGTATCCCCGCTCATCCGGTTGTGCGCCTGGAAAAATTGTTCTGCATCGGCTGCCAAAAAAATGCCTGCCCCTACAATCTTGAATGCTCGAGGGATTTGGAGGCGGATATCGTGGTTCAAAAAACCTTGGGGCTGATCGGCGACAAACTGAAATCCGTCGCTTTCAAAACCTAA
- a CDS encoding lysophospholipid acyltransferase family protein translates to MIERFRIWLTVRVLWFYTLLVGLTSRIVWIGREHAQRLRAQKQSAIYTFWHGRQAMLLYCHWSEAIAVLISPSKDGELVSRLASCYKIPSVRGSSRKKPAQGLRGLIREVRAGRCIAITPDGPIGPAEEIKEGVVYLAQTLGIPILPLASSFSRKAVLKSWDRFLFPFPFNKIIVAYDEPFWIKSNDNPEDKTKELKLILDRLTRKTDDLAARV, encoded by the coding sequence ATGATCGAGCGTTTCCGTATTTGGCTGACCGTCCGGGTGCTGTGGTTTTATACCTTGTTGGTCGGGCTGACTTCCCGCATCGTTTGGATCGGCCGCGAGCATGCTCAGCGGCTTAGAGCCCAAAAACAATCCGCGATTTACACGTTTTGGCACGGCCGCCAGGCCATGCTTCTTTATTGTCATTGGAGCGAGGCCATTGCCGTGCTGATCTCTCCGAGCAAAGACGGGGAGTTGGTCTCGCGCCTGGCCTCTTGTTACAAAATTCCTTCGGTGCGCGGTTCCTCCAGGAAAAAACCGGCGCAGGGTTTAAGGGGATTGATCCGTGAGGTTAGGGCCGGCCGTTGTATTGCCATCACGCCGGACGGCCCCATAGGCCCGGCTGAAGAGATTAAGGAAGGCGTTGTTTACCTGGCGCAGACTTTGGGCATCCCGATTTTGCCCCTGGCCTCTTCATTTTCGCGCAAAGCGGTTTTAAAAAGTTGGGACCGTTTCTTGTTCCCGTTTCCCTTCAATAAAATAATCGTGGCGTATGACGAACCTTTTTGGATTAAATCCAATGACAATCCGGAAGATAAGACCAAGGAGCTCAAGCTCATCCTCGATCGCCTGACCAGAAAAACCGATGATTTGGCTGCTCGCGTATAA
- the secF gene encoding protein translocase subunit SecF translates to MKTTEKQNPSPSKAQFFELFPKMGVDFIKIRLLFYGLSGFLMIGTLVLLISRGGPKLGIDFTGGISVQFSAGTAAIEEVRAALAKEDIGGDVQSLGVPGEYMARFKKEEEERGLDAKLDNVLAALDPSGNAKVLSKDFVGAVVGQKLRDQAIMAIALSFLGIIVYVGFRFKNLIWGVAGVLAIIHDVWVTIGFITLLGYEIDLVVVASLLTLAGFSINDTVVIFDRLRERMRVYVREPLYDAINKALNDTMSRTLLTAGLVFMSTLALVLLGGQTLRPFSVALLFGVVVGSYSTIGVASNLVYTWATLTGLKGR, encoded by the coding sequence ATGAAAACAACAGAGAAGCAAAATCCATCTCCATCTAAAGCCCAATTCTTCGAGCTTTTTCCGAAGATGGGCGTTGATTTCATCAAGATACGCCTGCTCTTTTACGGCCTTTCCGGTTTTTTGATGATCGGAACCTTGGTCTTGTTGATTTCTAGGGGCGGGCCGAAACTGGGCATTGATTTTACCGGCGGTATCAGCGTTCAATTTTCCGCGGGCACGGCCGCTATCGAAGAAGTCCGGGCGGCTTTGGCCAAAGAGGACATCGGGGGGGACGTTCAGAGCCTTGGGGTTCCTGGCGAGTACATGGCCCGGTTTAAAAAAGAGGAAGAAGAACGGGGTCTCGACGCAAAATTGGATAATGTCCTGGCCGCCCTCGATCCCTCGGGCAACGCCAAGGTTTTATCCAAGGATTTCGTGGGCGCGGTGGTCGGACAAAAATTGCGCGATCAGGCCATCATGGCCATCGCCCTTTCATTCCTCGGCATCATTGTTTACGTCGGATTTCGATTCAAGAATTTGATTTGGGGGGTGGCCGGCGTTTTGGCCATTATCCACGACGTTTGGGTGACCATAGGTTTTATCACCTTATTGGGCTATGAGATCGATTTAGTGGTCGTCGCCTCGTTGCTGACCTTGGCCGGTTTTTCCATCAACGACACGGTGGTTATTTTCGATCGTTTGAGGGAGCGCATGAGGGTTTATGTGCGCGAACCTTTATACGATGCCATTAATAAAGCCCTCAATGACACCATGAGCCGCACCCTGCTGACAGCGGGGCTGGTTTTTATGTCCACCCTGGCGTTGGTTCTTTTAGGCGGCCAGACGCTGAGGCCTTTTTCCGTGGCTCTTTTATTCGGCGTTGTGGTCGGTTCGTATTCGACGATCGGCGTGGCGTCCAATCTGGTTTACACCTGGGCCACGCTGACCGGCTTAAAAGGCCGTTAG